The Methanosarcinales archaeon genomic sequence TCTTTGAATGGGCATATTTTGGGTTTCCCCTGGCAGCTGTTATGCTGTTCATTACCTGGTTCTATCTTACTCATATTTGTTATCGTATCCAGAAAGACGAGATTCCTGGCAGCGGTGAGGTCATCAGGGCCGAAATGGCATGTCAGGGTAAAATTACCAGGGAGGAAAAACATGTACTTCTGGTCTTTGGCCTTGTAGCACTCTCATGGATGACCCGGGGACTGTTATGGGGTAAATACCTGCCACAGGTTACAGATGCAAGTATTGCTATTACAGGAGCGCTGCTACTGTTTCTGATACCTGCCAGAGAGGAACATTCTTTGCTCTCATGGGAGGATACTGCCAAAGTGCCATGGGGTGTTGCAATACTGATGGGTGGAGGTTTTGCCATAGCCCTGGGTTTCGCACAAACAGGTCTGGCCGAGTGGGTGTCTCAAAGTTTTGCTTTCATGGTGGTTATGCCTGTGTTTCTGCTGATCCTGGGAACTGTTGCCATTACTAAAATATTCACAGAGATTACATCAAATACGGCTACAGCAACTATCCTAATGCCCATTGCTGCATCTATTGCAGTAAGCCTTGGCATCTCACCCTTTGGGATTATGGCTGCTGTTGCAATATCTTCGTCTCTGGCCTTCATGATGCCTGTAGCCACTCCACCCAATGCAATCGTGTTCGGGTCGGGTTATGTCACCATTCCCCAAATGGCCAGGGCTGGCTTGTGGTTGAATTTGGTTACTATTATGATTGTGACCATGTTTACGTTTTTTGTGTTCTGACCATAAGCGGTTTGAGACCAAGGAATCTTATTATAATCTAAATCTCCAGGAAAAAAGTAATGGGTTTTTAGTCTCTAAGGAAAAGATGGTAATGGAAATCCCGCTTCATTTGTATTTTAATTCTGCATCTTCCATTATTATCGTTGTATTTTGTTTTGCAGGTGGATTTGAAAAATCTATTCTAGTTTTTCAACTCCAACCTTTTTGACAAATGGTTTATTAATCTTATCTCCCATCCAAGCAGGCTTTTTGGCAGGTGCATCCAAAATTTCTTTCCAGCCCATGAATGTATGGACTTTCTTGGTTCCCC encodes the following:
- a CDS encoding SLC13/DASS family transporter, whose product is MNRPESMSFAAAVVASVTIWMAVWWISESIPISATALLPIVLFPAFGAMKVGDVTAQYGHHIVFLMLGGFFIAIAMEKWNLHKRIALFVVHIIGIGPRRIIAGFMVATAFLSAWISNTSTAMVMMPIGTAVIANISTKNSDKNFNVALMLSIAYAASIGGMATLVGTPPNLIFAGIYQSMFGVQVNFFEWAYFGFPLAAVMLFITWFYLTHICYRIQKDEIPGSGEVIRAEMACQGKITREEKHVLLVFGLVALSWMTRGLLWGKYLPQVTDASIAITGALLLFLIPAREEHSLLSWEDTAKVPWGVAILMGGGFAIALGFAQTGLAEWVSQSFAFMVVMPVFLLILGTVAITKIFTEITSNTATATILMPIAASIAVSLGISPFGIMAAVAISSSLAFMMPVATPPNAIVFGSGYVTIPQMARAGLWLNLVTIMIVTMFTFFVF